One genomic segment of Cydia splendana chromosome 5, ilCydSple1.2, whole genome shotgun sequence includes these proteins:
- the LOC134790588 gene encoding pre-mRNA-splicing factor CWC25 homolog, which produces MGGGDLNSKKSWHPNTMKNQERVWKAEQASAEEKKRILELQRERAEERDRAELNDLAKRTAGASGANDNRLHWMYDKPDKKVQQEDFLLGKAIDSNYEADKVEPDYIPAVARRVVGSSMLASVGDAQVDLVRKMREDPLMLVKERERAARAALLNNPLQRRRLAELLRRDQEQRNQKKEKKKSKKDKDLDNMLAAKLTAMGEKQIDLAALLASNDSSSDSSEEEEHKKSKKKHKKSKKLKKEKKKSKREDSSDVSSDVDNTKKSKHKPRVERSKSPKIDTRNQKSHHRGGSPYDSDYEHSNKKYRRAEKTETRSDKPGHGRMRRDSAERGRSPDRRRRRPSEERRHGQDRRRQSPDRRTRPRSEERTRKPEERAHRPLERGLNKADARGGYKKKVGMSASERSAALAAMTAAGAERERERERRVSAQRAAAAAAAAERRAPPEPRALRTEAHQLPDSLESRIHSNRHYIQRDRTHMDKPFARR; this is translated from the exons ATGGGAGGAGGTGATCTG AACTCGAAGAAATCATGGCATCCCAACACTATGAAAAACCAGGAGCGTGTTTGGAAGGCGGAGCAAGCCAGTGCAGAAGAGAAAAAGCGTATTCTGGAGCTACAGAGAGAGCGTGCCGAAGAGCGCGACCGTGCGGAGCTCAACGATCTCGCCAAACGTACAGCTGGAGCCTCAGGGGCCAATGACAATCGCTTGCATTGGATGTATGAT AAACCTGATAAAAAGGTCCAGCAAGAAGATTTTCTCCTTGGCAAAGCCATTGACAGCAACTATGAGGCAGATAAAGTTGAACCGGATTACATCCCTGCTGTGGCTCGGAGGGTGGTAGGTTCCAGCATGCTGGCCAGCGTGGGCGACGCGCAAGTCGACCTGGTGAGGAAGATGCGAGAGGATCCACTGATGCTAGTGAAGGAGAGGGAGAGAGCTGCCCGGGCGGCCCTGTTGAATAACCCTCTGCAAAGGCGTCGCTTAGCAGAGTTGCTCAGGAGAGATCAG GAACAAAGAAatcaaaagaaggaaaagaaaaaatcaaagaAAGACAAAGATTTGGATAACATGCTAGCTGCTAAACTCACCGCAATGGGTGAGAAACAAATTGACCTGGCGGCTCTACTGGCTTCTAACGATTCCAGTTCCGATTCTTCCGAGGAGGAGGAGCATAAAAAATCCAAAAAGAAGCACAAAAAGTCAAAGAAActtaaaaaggaaaaaaagaaGTCAAAACGTGAAGATTCCAGCGATGTTTCCTCAGACGTAGATAATACAAAGAAGTCTAAACATAAGCCTCGCGTAGAAAGAAGCAAGTCTCCTAAAATTGATACCAGAAACCAGAAGTCACACCATCGGGGCGGCAGCCCTTACGACTCAGATTACGAACATAGTAACAAGAAATACAGAAGAGCCGAGAAAACCGAAACGAGATCGGACAAACCCGGCCACGGGCGGATGCGGCGGGACAGCGCCGAGCGCGGAAGGTCGCCCGACCGGCGGAGGAGACGGCCGTCGGAGGAGCGGAGACACGGACAAGACCGAAGGCGACAGTCGCCCGACCGCCGGACACGGCCGAGGTCGGAGGAGAGGACGCGCAAACCGGAGGAGAGGGCCCACAGACCGCTGGAGCGCGGGCTGAACAAAGCGGACGCCCGGGGAGGGTACAAAAAGAAAGTCGGGATGAGCGCCTCGGAGCGCTCGGCGGCGTTAGCGGCCATGACGGCGGCGGGCGCGGAGCGCGAGCGCGAGCGGGAGCGGCGCGTGTCcgcgcagcgcgccgccgccgccgccgccgccgccgagcgc cgCGCCCCGCCCGAGCCGCGCGCGCTGCGCACCGAGGCGCACCAGCTGCCCGACTCGCTCGAGAGCCGCATACACTCCAACCGGCACTACATCCAGCGGGATCGCACGCACATGGACAAGCCTTTTGCGCGCAGGTGA